Genomic window (Canis lupus dingo isolate Sandy chromosome 6, ASM325472v2, whole genome shotgun sequence):
gggggaggtgggaagagaCAGGAATCAGACTCACAGGCTGAGTTTACACCACACGAATACGCACCCACTTGCACACGCTGACAGCGACACACGTCAGCCATCAGGTATGGCATTTGTACAGTGCTTGGGCTCTCCAGGCTGCACGTTTGCATAATGACTTTTAGTTTTCCTTAATGCTTTTGTATACTTTTATTTGTTGTAACTGCATGACTAATGTTCCCCCACTTAAACGTAACGCAAAGTTTGCCTTAGGAGCAATTCTTCTTAACTAATGAGCACTTCTGGACCATGGCAGTAGGATGCCTCCACCCCAAGCTTCTCGCAGCAcacctttctttttcatgatgGGAGATGAGGGTCTGACTCCACTGGTAGACCAGACCCCCTGAGCAAGCAATAGTCAAGCTTGTGGCCTCATCCCCCAGGGAAACAGCACCCCAGACTCCGCTGGGGGGAGGATGAGAACTGGCCTGGTCTGTTCTTACCACTGCAGGGCCCTAATGATGGCGGGTCCAAAGCATGGTCCCTGGGGAAGAAACAGCTACGGTCTGCACACTAACCAAGAGCTAGGTCCTGCTGAAAGCACTGTGTTTTAACTCATCTGATCCTTAAAGCAACACTGTGAGGTAGACACTCTTTACTCACCCCTTTCACGGATGAGCAACCTGAAGCACAAAGCAGTGAAGTCACTTGCCCCAAGGCTCATAGCTGGTAGATACTGGGATCCACAGGTATACACAGTGTGCCCATCACCAGAGCCCATTCTCTGAGCCTCtgaacctgtgtgtgtgtgtgtgtagcaaaCACAGTGCCCCAAGTCCCTGCTGACAGCtcctggtttttaaatttttttttttaatttttatttatttatgatagtcacagagagagagagagagagagaggcagagacataggcagagggagaagcaggctccatgcaccgggagcccgacgtgggattcgatcccgggtctccaggatcgcgccctgggccaaaggcaggcgccaaaccgctgcgccacccagggatccctggtttttaaatttttgattgtGAAATTGGATAACTGGCCCCCCAGGCTCACTTTAACAGGGCTGAGTTTACAGAAAGACTCTGAGATCCTGCCTAAGGCTTTTTCTCGTAAAACGAATGGGTTGCTCAAAATCCACCAATAAATCAAGTTCTGCACTCCAAGAAGACTTACTATTTAGAGGaaatcctttcctttcatttgaatCATTTTTCCTCGGGATAAATATGGTAGAAGTcgtggtctctttttttttttttttttgaagtcgtGGTCTCTTGGCACAGCTTCCCCCACAAAAGGTGGGTCTGAGAAGAGACCAGGGGTCTCAGATGCTTCAGAGTCTATCTAATAATGCCTGACTTATTAGAACACCCCTGCAGGTGGGAACTCCAGCAGATCTTGCAAATTAAACTAGTCACCCCTTCCTGAGCATCATCCAGGGTTCTGGTTTACTCTGAACAGAATATTGTCCAACACTTGAACCTTAGCCAGATCTGAACAGAGAAGGAATCACGCACTCAGGGAGGAAACTGTCACCTGCCTGGGACTGAGAAAGAAGGTGGCAGCCCAGCACGGATTTGCAGGAGGCTGGGGTTTGAGGCTGGAGGCCTTGGCACTGAGGCAGAGTAATAAGGCAGGGAATCCCACTCACTCAGAAAGTATTGGCCCCACAAACCCTCTGCATCCTCTGCGGTCTCCGGAGGCCATGTCATACCACgccttccttctctgccctttCCAAGCCCCAGCTGAGATACCATCTTGTCAAGAGCCACATCAGTGCATAGTGGTCTTGAAGTCGGATGGCTAGAAATTATCTGCCCTAGATGTGATAGAGCAACCCCCGAGCCTCAAATAATTCTCCATTGTCCCCAGAAATACAACATGCTCTTCAGAGCTTATACTCTAATTTTggggtcaggaaaaaaaaaaaaaaaaaaaacagtctccaTGGCACCCATCTCCAGTCCTTAAGCATCTCCTCCAAGACTATCACACACTATCTGTTATCTTTGAACTTGAGCACAGCATCTTATCTGCACTAGACCCCGAGTTCCTTTTGGGCTTTCCAATCTGTGGTTTACTCTCCAGGGGGATGGTACCAGAGATTGAAAGGGGCCACAGAGCGGGCCAAGGGGACCCAGGGAGGAGTAGCTCACCAAGGCCAGAGATCCGCAACAGATGCTGAGCCCCCTGGCGTACAGATGGTGAGAGGGTGAGGTCCACAAAGGCCTTTACTTGGGCTCTGTCCACCAGGCTCAGCCATGCCCCATACTGGGGCTGCACAGGGTCTGAGGGCAGGCAGTCTGCAGAGACAGGATGCAGCAGATGTAAGCCAAACCCATGTACTATCTCCTGGAATCCAAATCCCAAACGGGCCAAAGAAAAAGGTCTGGGAAGATTGGAAGCATCACTGGGGAAGAAACATGAGGCTTCTGGACCCAAAGAATAAATACCAAGAGCATCTGAGATGAAAGACAAAGGaagctgggggtggtgggaggacagagggggaCTCACCAAGGTCTCCCAGGGTGACATGGCCCAGTACATAGAGGCCCCCTTTCTTGAGCTGGTTGGCCAGCCGCAGCAGAGGCAGGGCACCCCGGGGGTTCCCCACCAGAAGCAGCAGCTGGGGCCTCCAGAACTTCACATGCTCCTTCCGGACATCCAGCCGGAGCAGGTACTTTCGCACCTGAGGGCAGGGGTGAGGCATGGAAAGGAAGGGCTCAAGGGGGCAGCCCCCACTCACTACCTCTCATACAAAAACCCTGACTCTAGCCACGGCAAAAGGAGGCCTACTTGGGGGAGAGGGGTGTTCCCAAACtggctcctccccactccctttccCAAGGCTCCCAACCTGGTGGAAAAGCAAGGCCTGGCTGACGTAGCCCCAGCTGCTGGGGCCTCCTCGAGCTGTGAGCAGGGCAGAAAGCAGGCCCATGAGAAGCAGGGAGCCGCCGGCAGCCCCAGGGCTGATGAGAAACATCATGAGCAGACAGGAGGCCACCCCCAGCAAGCAGGTGTGCCAGGAGAACAGGCtgaaggtggggctgggggagggggagagaaggaagggtgcTCAGGGCCTGCCACTCCACTCTATCTCCAACCTCCACCCCCTGGACAGAGTCCATCccactcctccctctgtctgcaggGACACAGGCATCTTCTCCTCTCACCGGAAGTTGGGGGCCGAGGCCCACTCCAGGCTTAGGCAGGACAGGTCCACCGCAGCGTAGGCCACCAAGTAGAAGACAGTGACCACAGCAGCCAGTGTATTCAGCTTCCCAGCCAAGAGTACCAGCTAGACGTGGACCAAGAGTCTGGGCATTCATGCATCCCCTCCCCAAGGCCAATGCGTCCTGCCTCTTCGTTCATTCTCCCAGCCCACCCCCAAGCCCCTCCTGGTCCTGGGAGCAGAACCAGGAGGGGcttagaggaaggagaaggacagCTTGAAAGGAAGGCTTACCTGTACCAGGCCCCAGGAATAGAGCACAGCCCCCCACGGGTTCCCTGTCCGAGACACAACCTTGGCCGGTGCCAAGATTACTCCTGTGCAAATAGAAATGTGACAGACACATCAGCCTGGACCAAATGGAAACTGAGACAGAcatggggggggtggggtagcACACGTGGGAGCTCAGAGCAGGTGAAGGAGGAAGTGACAGCGTACCAAAGAGGTCATCCTGAGCCAGAGCGTGGAGGATGCGGGAGGCCCCGATGAGGGAGCTCATGGAGGCTGAGAGCGATGTGGCATAGATACCGATCAGCACCAGTGGAGGCCACAGGCTGATGGCACGAAAGAACCCGTAGTCCTCCTGCAGCAAAgtcctggagggagggagaggaggacaggATAACATGTGCATCCATCCCAGGGCCTCTGTGAGAGAAGTGCTGACTCTACGTGAAGAGCTGGGTATTCTCAACTGACCCAGCCCCGATCTCAAAGCCCATTGTACCACATCATGTGTGCCCAGAGGGAAAGACATGGTATTTGCTGGTTATCATTGGGCTACTTTGGGTTTAATCACGTGGTGGACGTTCCTAACAGTATCAGCACAAGAaaccaaatatttatggaaatgcCGAATGATTAGAgagccatcccccacccccaagccaaGCACTTACAACAGTCCGAGGGACACAGCAAATACTGGCCACGGGCCTGCTACCAGCATTTAGGCAGCTGTCCCCATCAGTGGCGGTGGCcgctccttctctctcccagtGGGAAAAACAGTCTGCACCCTGACAATTGGGGTGCCTGCCCCCCAGGTTTTGCTGCCCTAGGTGATTCAAGTGTGGCGGCCTCATTCTGCCGCCCCACTCCACCCCCTCGAGCACCTGGCTGGCCCCTCCCCAGGCACCTGTCACAGGTGAagctggagaggaagaaaagcagggtGTAGATGAAGAAGGTGTAGGTGACGGCGATAATGGTGCCCAGAGGAATGGCCCGGCTGGGGTCCTTCAGCTCCCctggagggagaggaacagaagggCAGATGTCAGCCCCCCACCATCCCCTACATCCTGGAGCTCTGAGCACTCCCACAGGGGCACGGGGTGGCCACCCCACAGGCCCAGGCATCGTCAGGCAGGGACTCTCACCTGACATGTTCGCCCCCGCCATGATGCCTGTGCAGCCATTAAAGAGAACAGCAAAGACGCTGGCAAAGGTCATCATGGCCCCCGTGGTGTAGTCCTTGGCGTAGCCAGCTGAGGGATAGTTCCCAAGGAGGAGAGGGCATTGGTATCACTCATAGGGATTCAGCAATCTTGGCCCTGCCACCCTGTCCTCATATGCCCCAAACCCCCATGCatcccccactgccctccccaaGACCCTGGCTCCAACCCACCACTGGCCCTGGCTCAGCTGGCCTCATCACCTCCTTCTCCGCCCCCCTCTAGCTctcattctctttattcttcCCTCCCAGCTTTCACCCTTGCTCCTACCTGAGATACCTTCCCTCTCACTCCTATTTGAATTCCCCAACCCACCTCCAACCACCTCCAGCACATACTGGAGACCTCCCTCCTCCCAACTCCTCGCCTGATTCTCATCCACTTGCATCATTCTCGGTCTTATTGTGCTATTTAATTATTTCCTGAATGTCCGTTTTATCTCTCCAGCTAAAAAAGTTCCTCTAAGGCAGGAACCGTCTCGTGGTCACTCTGGCACTCTACTGGGCCAAACACACTATCCAGATCTTAAATAACCTGCACTGTTCTGAGATCTGACCTTCTGCCCCTGATTCTCTCTGATATCTGTTCTCATCTGGGGATCCCAAGGGCCTGGCCCACACACAGGCTTACCCCTTACCCCAAGAACCCTGTCACCCCTGTGCCCAGCTCACCACCCAAGTTGGCCTTCAGAGTGCTGCTGTTGAAGCCAGTGAAGTGGCCGAcctggggctgtggggaggagcCATTGGGGCTAGGCCGAGGGGCCAAGGGGATGCTCCTGGGCCCCACAGCCACAAAGCTGACCAGCACCGAGGCCAGGGATCCAGAAACCAGCAGGAATGTGAGGAAGGAGGCACGGGCATAGAGTCCAGCCCCCAGTGTGCAGACCCCACCCACAAGGCCCAGCAGCAGGGAGCCGTAGAGCAGGCTCCAACCGTAGCCCTGAGGCAGGACCTGAAGCCCACTGGACGGTGAGGAGTCtacaaagaagaaggaagagacttAGAAGACcagaccccccccaaaaaaaagaccagacccccccaaaaaaagactaGACCCCCTGGAGGGATCCCAACCATGAATCAAAGCAGGAACAAACCCCCTCTTTGGCCCCACTGTCCTCAGAGGCTATCTCTCCCACTCCCCAACTCCACTGTACCCCCAGCATCCTACCCCTCCCTGGTGGATACCACCAATCTCGCTCTGTTGACTTTAGGCGTCTTAGTGTGGCCTCCCCAACCAGATGGTAAGCTGCCTCTGAGCCAGGACAATCTTTTCAGATGTCCACATGAGACTGGAATCACAGGAGGAACTCAAGAAAGCTCATGGACCACTTTGCCTTTCTTCTAAAGAGGGCTCTCTCcctcatgatcccagaatccctggACCCTGCAAACCCGCAGAGCCGCCTGGAGCACAGACCAGCCCCGAAGACATCGAGCACAGCTTCCACCAGCCCCAGCAGGGAGACGGCACAGCCACAGACGTTAGCCAGGTAGAACATGAGGCCGATGCTGCCCCCAACCTCAGGCCCCAGGGTCCGGCTGATCATGACTACAAGTGGAAGCAGGGGGTGAGTGTTAAGGGAAAAGAGAGTGAAATGGAGCAGGACAAAGGGTTTGGGCACAAAGCACTCTGCAGCCCTGTCTCCCCCAGGGAGAGGAATTCATCAGGACTGTCCCCCGTGTCAAGCTGGCCGAGCACAGCTGTTCCCAAACCACGTGGCTCTACACAAGTCACGAATACTCTTGAGCTCCAGGTTCCTCTTCTGTTAAAATGAACTACCTAACTGACAAGACTGTTGGGAGAACCAAAATGACAGCTGGGAAGACACCTGGTGGACAGGAGACTAGCACTAACAAACGTAAGGCCAAGTTGGTCACCTTCCTCATATCAGCCTGCCTGCTGAACATTCATTAGAActtgcctccctctgccctgcccctgcccctcctcctccctaccaGGCAGAAGAGCCCAGACCCCAGTCCATCAGTGTTGGAGGATACAGTAGGCTCCACCCCCCCGCACAGCTCCGTTGGTGGCGATGGCACAAACAGAGAGGACGGTGAGCGCCAGGATGAAGTAGGCAACCAGGAGCATGGCCAAAGCCTGTAGCAGCCCAGCATGGCCCACCACGAACCCTGGGACAGGAGTGGCAAAGCAGGTCAGAGGGTGGCTCATGCATCCCTGCACCACACTGGTCATCAGCTACCTGCAGGGCCAGAGCTAAACACAAGGCCATGGGGAGCCCTCTCCCCAAGCCCTTCATCCACCCATTTCTCCCAGGACCCTTCCCCCACCTCATCCCagtcccacccctcccccactccactgTACCCCTGAGGAAGCTCCACCACCCCACTCACCAATCCTCAAAAAGACAACTATACTGAACATGGACAGGACAGTGGGCACCACCACACCCAGGAAGGTGGAGAGCTTCCGGGCCGATGCCCCtccagcgcccccgcccccattGGCAGAGAAGGCAACCCCTTCATCTCCCAGGAGCCGGTAGGCCAGCAGGGGAGAGTTCTCGCTGGCCATGGCAGAGAGCACGCAGAAGCCACGAATGGGTCTTGAGGCCTGCAGAAGACACTTTGCTTAATGGAAAGCATCTCCATGGAGCCTCTCAAAACATCTCTAACCAAACACCTGAAAACTTCCCCAAAAGGGAGAGCTGCAACTCAGAGAGTTCCTGAGGGACAGACTGGTCCTTGCCACTTCCCTGGACCATGACAGACTCCACACTCTTAGCATTTGGGTACCAAGtctccctcccagctcctggggaccaccccatccccccatgtCCCTGCGACTAGGGATGGCAATGGCTTTCGGAAGAGGCAAAGATACTCTTCCTTTTCAACTAGCCCtgcaagaggaaaacaaatccCCCAAAAAGGGAAGTGAGTTCCGGGCAGGAaaccctcctcacctcctcctccagagTCCTGAGCtgtccccttcccacctcccccaagCGATCACCTCACCCAAGGCAACGCGAAATTTCCAAATCTTCCAAAGCCCTGCCCTCCATCAATCCTCTCCCTCAGTCCATTTCAAaccagcccctctccccccagcctcACCAGATTCCTCCCACTCACACGAGACGCCCTCCAATCTCGACCAACCCAAACACACCCCTCGACTACTAAAACAAAGACACAGGCCAGCAACACAAGGTgggtcctcccccctccccaccggtGCCTGCCCACTTTCTCCCGGGGCGGGTTGGAGGGGGCCGAGATCCGCTTCTCTCCGGCCAGGCGCATCCCCACAGCCCGGGTGCGGCAGGGCGCTCACTCACCCACCCAGAGGACTCAGCCGCCCGGGGGCGATCCCCGAGAGCCGGAGGGGGTCCGCTATCTGCCGAGGGGGCGCGGGTGCCGGAAAAGCCAGCTGCAGCTACCGGGATGCCAGGCCCGGAGTCCGCCCCCCCCAGCCCACGCGCCCCATTGGTCCCcgggcccagccccgccccgtGGGCGCGCCCAGGAAGCTCCTCCCAGTTTGGGCTCCCCGGGCCGAGGCGGCTCGGGCTCCCGCTCCACGTGCGCCGGGGATGCGCCCCTGGGTCGCCCCTGAGCCCACCGTGTAGGCCACGGCTCCTAAGGGGCCCATCACCCCGGTGGCAACAAGCTCCCGAGCTCGGGAGGAGCCGCCACTGAAAGGGACGTGCGGCGACCGCAGAAGGCAACGGCAGGTGGGCGGGGCCGTGACACCTGGCCCAGGTGCGTCGCCGGGAACATGGAGCCACGTCGCTCGGCGCCTTCCGGAATCCTATTCCTCCAGCCTCTCGAACCCGGGAATGTCTCTAGGGTACCGgcctcagccctcagccctctCACCACGGAGGCCCGCCCCTCACGCCCGGTCCCGTGCACCGGCTGCGCTCTCGGCGTCCGCCATCGGAGGGAGCCATCGGCCGCTGATCCCGGCGAGCCCGGACTGCGCAGGCCACCGTCGGGCCGCAGTGTCCTCCCGCTGCCTTCGGGCCTCCCTGCGTGGCGTTGTCCCCTCTAGCAGAGATGACAGGACTTGTGAACTTCGGGAGATGGGATTCCCCTTCTCACTCTTTATAGGTACCACCAACATTAGCACCACCTGGCAACGTTTCCTCATGGTTAATGGGGATTAACCCTGCAAAAGGTTGCTATGAGAGGGTTCCATGAACTAACTGGCGCTTGAACACAacgctgggggatccctgggtggcttagtggtttagcgcctgccttcggcccagggcgtgatcctggtcccaggatcaaatcccgcagggagcctgcctctccctctgcctgtgtccctgcgactctctttctctctctgtgtctctcatgaataaataaataaaatatttttaaaaaagaaaacaggggcagcctggtggctcagcagtttagcactgccttcagcctggggcctgatcctggggccccgagatcgagtcccacgtcaggctccctgcatggagcctgctccttcctctgcctgtgtctctgcctctgtgtgtgtgtgtgtgtgtgtgtgtgtgtgtgtgtgtgatgaataaataaaatctttaaaaaaaagaaaaaacaatgctgAAACATACGGTAAGTTATTTGCTCTAACTGTAATATAGTCCTTTATGGCTACACTGTCACTTGAGCCTTAGGAAATGAACACTGCTTTTACTATCACTGGTCTTTGGCTGTCAGATTATCTGCAACATTCCCCTAGGAGAGAAATGGCCTCAAAGCAGCCCAAATGTGGCTTTGCCAAGCAGAAGTCTCTTGAGCAGTTGAACTGTGGCATTTTCAGTGGTCATCTGTGCTGCCCACGACAGAGTTTGGCTCATGGATATTTCCCACACCATCCTGTCACAGTTTTTGATGATGTCAATATCTATATACCATTTCAATATCCAATATCCTGGTGTAGCAGTTGCTTGAACTCGCTTGAACAGATCGGCACAGATCTTATCCTCCGCAGTACCCAATAGTTATGCCCAGACTCTGTCCTTGCCAGTAAATGACTGCAGCTCCTCTTTCTGTTCCCTTTTTCTGGTATGccttccaagggaaaaaaaattaatctgacaCTTGTTCAAATagtaaggaagactttattcaggACTATTCCAATAGGGGGGAGAGATGGGACTCTACTCCAAATACAACAAAGGAACCTGGGGATTTATAGCCAATGAGCATAATGAGAGTCAGTGATGGGAAATTATTAAGAGGAAACATCAAGACTAAACAGACAGAATTCTTGCTGAAGTTAGGCCAGGGTGATCAGATATCAAGGGTAGGGAAAGTTCTCCCTAAACCGGGCTAGGCAGGCCCAACAAGGATGTGGGCCAAGGTTAAGGCCAAGTCCAAAGAGGGCTCAGAGAAGCCTCACTGAAGTTTGGTCAAGGAAAGTTGCCCTGACCCCAACAATCCTCCACCGAACTGGATCCCAATCCATTGATCTGCCCTCTTTCCACTGTCCCCCACTCACTTCCCttctatagatttcttttttaaaaaaagattttagggatccctgggtggcgcagcggtttggcgcctgcctttggcccagggcgcgatcctggagacccgggatcgaatcccacgtcgggctcccggtgcatggagcctgcttctccctctgcctgtgtctctgcctctctctctctctgtgtgactatcataaataaataaataaataaatttaaaaaaataaataaataaataaaaaaagattttatttgttcatgagagacacagacagaggcagaaacacaggcagagggagaagcaggttccgtgcagggagcccaacatgggactctgggctgaaggcggcgctaaaccgctgagccacacaagcTGCCCTCACTTCCCTTCTTACCCAGCTTAAAGTTCACAGTCAGTGAAAAGCACTCCCTTGTCCCTCTCTCACTTTATTAGCCTCCTGACAGAACCACAGCCCCGGTAAATGCAACTCCTGGTCTACCCTTAGCCAGCCCAAAGCAGCTAAATGTGGCTGAAGAAAACACCCACCTACAGGAGCTCCTCTCAAATTTACGAACCTCAAGTAGGCCCTAAT
Coding sequences:
- the SLC12A9 gene encoding solute carrier family 12 member 9 isoform X1, encoding MASENSPLLAYRLLGDEGVAFSANGGGGAGGASARKLSTFLGVVVPTVLSMFSIVVFLRIGFVVGHAGLLQALAMLLVAYFILALTVLSVCAIATNGAVRGGGAYFMISRTLGPEVGGSIGLMFYLANVCGCAVSLLGLVEAVLDVFGADSSPSSGLQVLPQGYGWSLLYGSLLLGLVGGVCTLGAGLYARASFLTFLLVSGSLASVLVSFVAVGPRSIPLAPRPSPNGSSPQPQVGHFTGFNSSTLKANLGAGYAKDYTTGAMMTFASVFAVLFNGCTGIMAGANMSGELKDPSRAIPLGTIIAVTYTFFIYTLLFFLSSFTCDRTLLQEDYGFFRAISLWPPLVLIGIYATSLSASMSSLIGASRILHALAQDDLFGVILAPAKVVSRTGNPWGAVLYSWGLVQLVLLAGKLNTLAAVVTVFYLVAYAAVDLSCLSLEWASAPNFRPTFSLFSWHTCLLGVASCLLMMFLISPGAAGGSLLLMGLLSALLTARGGPSSWGYVSQALLFHQVRKYLLRLDVRKEHVKFWRPQLLLLVGNPRGALPLLRLANQLKKGGLYVLGHVTLGDLDCLPSDPVQPQYGAWLSLVDRAQVKAFVDLTLSPSVRQGAQHLLRISGLGGMKPNTLVLGFYDDAAPQDHFLTDPAFSEATDGTQEGGSPALSTLFPPPRAPGSPRALSPQDYVATVADALKMNKNVVLARACGALPPERLSRGSGGTSQPHHVDVWPLNLLRPRGGPGYVDVCGLFLLQMATILGMVPAWHSARLRIFLCLGPREAPGAAEGRLRALLSQLRIRAEVQEVVWGEGAGAGEPEEEEEEGDFVNGRRGDAEAEALACSANALVRAQQGRGRGGGPGGPEGADGEGGPATALTFLYLPRPPADPARYTRYLALLETLTHDLGPTLLIHGVTPVTCTDL
- the SLC12A9 gene encoding solute carrier family 12 member 9 isoform X2; its protein translation is MLLVAYFILALTVLSVCAIATNGAVRGGGAYFMISRTLGPEVGGSIGLMFYLANVCGCAVSLLGLVEAVLDVFGADSSPSSGLQVLPQGYGWSLLYGSLLLGLVGGVCTLGAGLYARASFLTFLLVSGSLASVLVSFVAVGPRSIPLAPRPSPNGSSPQPQVGHFTGFNSSTLKANLGAGYAKDYTTGAMMTFASVFAVLFNGCTGIMAGANMSGELKDPSRAIPLGTIIAVTYTFFIYTLLFFLSSFTCDRTLLQEDYGFFRAISLWPPLVLIGIYATSLSASMSSLIGASRILHALAQDDLFGVILAPAKVVSRTGNPWGAVLYSWGLVQLVLLAGKLNTLAAVVTVFYLVAYAAVDLSCLSLEWASAPNFRPTFSLFSWHTCLLGVASCLLMMFLISPGAAGGSLLLMGLLSALLTARGGPSSWGYVSQALLFHQVRKYLLRLDVRKEHVKFWRPQLLLLVGNPRGALPLLRLANQLKKGGLYVLGHVTLGDLDCLPSDPVQPQYGAWLSLVDRAQVKAFVDLTLSPSVRQGAQHLLRISGLGGMKPNTLVLGFYDDAAPQDHFLTDPAFSEATDGTQEGGSPALSTLFPPPRAPGSPRALSPQDYVATVADALKMNKNVVLARACGALPPERLSRGSGGTSQPHHVDVWPLNLLRPRGGPGYVDVCGLFLLQMATILGMVPAWHSARLRIFLCLGPREAPGAAEGRLRALLSQLRIRAEVQEVVWGEGAGAGEPEEEEEEGDFVNGRRGDAEAEALACSANALVRAQQGRGRGGGPGGPEGADGEGGPATALTFLYLPRPPADPARYTRYLALLETLTHDLGPTLLIHGVTPVTCTDL
- the SLC12A9 gene encoding solute carrier family 12 member 9 isoform X3, whose amino-acid sequence is MASENSPLLAYRLLGDEGVAFSANGGGGAGGASARKLSTFLGVVVPTVLSMFSIVVFLRIDSSPSSGLQVLPQGYGWSLLYGSLLLGLVGGVCTLGAGLYARASFLTFLLVSGSLASVLVSFVAVGPRSIPLAPRPSPNGSSPQPQVGHFTGFNSSTLKANLGAGYAKDYTTGAMMTFASVFAVLFNGCTGIMAGANMSGELKDPSRAIPLGTIIAVTYTFFIYTLLFFLSSFTCDRTLLQEDYGFFRAISLWPPLVLIGIYATSLSASMSSLIGASRILHALAQDDLFGVILAPAKVVSRTGNPWGAVLYSWGLVQLVLLAGKLNTLAAVVTVFYLVAYAAVDLSCLSLEWASAPNFRPTFSLFSWHTCLLGVASCLLMMFLISPGAAGGSLLLMGLLSALLTARGGPSSWGYVSQALLFHQVRKYLLRLDVRKEHVKFWRPQLLLLVGNPRGALPLLRLANQLKKGGLYVLGHVTLGDLDCLPSDPVQPQYGAWLSLVDRAQVKAFVDLTLSPSVRQGAQHLLRISGLGGMKPNTLVLGFYDDAAPQDHFLTDPAFSEATDGTQEGGSPALSTLFPPPRAPGSPRALSPQDYVATVADALKMNKNVVLARACGALPPERLSRGSGGTSQPHHVDVWPLNLLRPRGGPGYVDVCGLFLLQMATILGMVPAWHSARLRIFLCLGPREAPGAAEGRLRALLSQLRIRAEVQEVVWGEGAGAGEPEEEEEEGDFVNGRRGDAEAEALACSANALVRAQQGRGRGGGPGGPEGADGEGGPATALTFLYLPRPPADPARYTRYLALLETLTHDLGPTLLIHGVTPVTCTDL
- the SLC12A9 gene encoding solute carrier family 12 member 9 isoform X4, encoding MISRTLGPEVGGSIGLMFYLANVCGCAVSLLGLVEAVLDVFGADSSPSSGLQVLPQGYGWSLLYGSLLLGLVGGVCTLGAGLYARASFLTFLLVSGSLASVLVSFVAVGPRSIPLAPRPSPNGSSPQPQVGHFTGFNSSTLKANLGAGYAKDYTTGAMMTFASVFAVLFNGCTGIMAGANMSGELKDPSRAIPLGTIIAVTYTFFIYTLLFFLSSFTCDRTLLQEDYGFFRAISLWPPLVLIGIYATSLSASMSSLIGASRILHALAQDDLFGVILAPAKVVSRTGNPWGAVLYSWGLVQLVLLAGKLNTLAAVVTVFYLVAYAAVDLSCLSLEWASAPNFRPTFSLFSWHTCLLGVASCLLMMFLISPGAAGGSLLLMGLLSALLTARGGPSSWGYVSQALLFHQVRKYLLRLDVRKEHVKFWRPQLLLLVGNPRGALPLLRLANQLKKGGLYVLGHVTLGDLDCLPSDPVQPQYGAWLSLVDRAQVKAFVDLTLSPSVRQGAQHLLRISGLGGMKPNTLVLGFYDDAAPQDHFLTDPAFSEATDGTQEGGSPALSTLFPPPRAPGSPRALSPQDYVATVADALKMNKNVVLARACGALPPERLSRGSGGTSQPHHVDVWPLNLLRPRGGPGYVDVCGLFLLQMATILGMVPAWHSARLRIFLCLGPREAPGAAEGRLRALLSQLRIRAEVQEVVWGEGAGAGEPEEEEEEGDFVNGRRGDAEAEALACSANALVRAQQGRGRGGGPGGPEGADGEGGPATALTFLYLPRPPADPARYTRYLALLETLTHDLGPTLLIHGVTPVTCTDL